One segment of Vagococcus martis DNA contains the following:
- the lpdA gene encoding dihydrolipoyl dehydrogenase: MAEQTDLLILGGGTGGYVAAIRAAQKGLDVTIVEKSKLGGTCLHKGCIPTKALLRSAEVFDTIKDAQEFGIENVTDFSVDFKKVQERKQGIINQLHQGVEGLMKKNKIRVLEGEGAILGPSIFSPVSGAVAVTFNDKSKEEEIIVPKNVIIATGSSPKTLPNLPLDEEFILSSDGMLEIETLPKSIAIVGGGVIGVEWASLLNSLGVEVTIIEFLDRLLINESPAISNELKKSLEKRGIKVLLSSKVSKADIKGKEVVVDIEGQDSLTVDKVMVAIGRKPNVNGIGLQNTSVKFDDKGIQVNEFYQTTEDHIYAVGDCINTLQLAHVAMKEGEIAVSHLLEEDVDTINYTNVPRCVYTNPEIASVGYSKDDVPEGVKAKVGTFSFAGNGKALVYGGEGGFVEVIRDEETDDLLGVSIIGPHATDLISEASTSIYLDATPIELGEAIHPHPTLSEAIQEAALDTYKKAIHK; encoded by the coding sequence ATGGCAGAACAAACAGACTTGCTTATTTTAGGTGGCGGAACTGGTGGTTATGTTGCTGCAATTAGAGCAGCGCAAAAAGGGTTGGATGTCACGATTGTTGAAAAAAGTAAATTAGGTGGAACATGTCTACATAAAGGATGTATCCCAACAAAAGCATTATTAAGAAGTGCAGAAGTATTTGACACAATCAAAGATGCACAGGAATTTGGTATTGAGAATGTAACAGACTTTTCTGTCGACTTTAAAAAAGTACAAGAAAGAAAACAAGGGATTATTAATCAACTTCACCAAGGTGTTGAAGGATTAATGAAAAAAAATAAAATCCGAGTTCTTGAAGGTGAAGGGGCGATTTTAGGACCATCTATCTTCTCGCCGGTTTCTGGAGCAGTTGCTGTGACATTTAATGATAAATCAAAAGAAGAAGAAATCATCGTCCCAAAAAATGTCATTATCGCGACAGGTTCATCACCGAAAACTTTACCTAATTTGCCATTAGATGAAGAATTCATACTTTCATCAGACGGAATGTTAGAAATTGAAACATTGCCTAAATCAATTGCGATTGTTGGTGGTGGCGTAATTGGTGTTGAATGGGCGTCTCTATTAAATAGTTTAGGCGTTGAAGTAACCATTATTGAATTCTTAGATCGCTTGTTAATTAATGAAAGCCCAGCCATTTCAAATGAATTGAAGAAAAGCCTAGAAAAACGCGGGATTAAGGTACTTCTAAGTAGCAAAGTATCTAAAGCAGACATCAAAGGCAAAGAAGTTGTGGTTGATATAGAAGGCCAAGATAGTCTAACAGTTGATAAAGTTATGGTTGCTATCGGACGCAAGCCGAATGTAAACGGTATTGGCTTACAAAACACATCAGTTAAGTTTGATGATAAAGGCATTCAAGTAAATGAGTTCTACCAAACAACTGAAGATCATATTTACGCAGTAGGAGATTGTATTAATACACTTCAATTAGCACACGTTGCGATGAAAGAAGGAGAAATTGCCGTTAGTCACCTACTAGAAGAAGACGTTGACACAATCAACTATACAAATGTTCCACGTTGTGTTTATACAAATCCAGAAATCGCAAGTGTTGGGTACTCAAAAGATGATGTCCCAGAAGGTGTGAAAGCAAAAGTTGGAACATTTAGTTTTGCTGGAAACGGAAAAGCACTTGTTTATGGCGGCGAAGGTGGATTTGTTGAAGTTATAAGAGATGAAGAAACAGATGATTTATTAGGTGTATCCATTATCGGTCCACATGCGACAGATTTAATTTCTGAAGCAAGTACGTCTATTTATTTAGATGCAACACCAATTGAATTAGGGGAGGCGATTCATCCACATCCAACATTGTCAGAAGCAATTCAAGAAGCAGCACTCGATACATATAAAAAAGCAATTCATAAATAA
- a CDS encoding trimeric intracellular cation channel family protein: protein MDILEITSIIGTIAFSFSGALVAIEEKYDLLGIAVLGFVTAFGGGALRNLILGLSMDIFWSQTTLFYVSFATIGIVYLFPKRLSSMKMLELISDAIGLAAFSIQGALYGLGINGHIGPVIMAALLTGTGGGLIRDLLAGKKPSVLCAEIYGSWSILIAIALYVYRPTHSLVYLFIIVLTVLLRVVGLTYDWNLPKSKFNKHDDDNSHPTLKIDL from the coding sequence ATGGATATTTTAGAGATAACAAGTATCATTGGGACGATTGCTTTTTCGTTTTCTGGAGCACTTGTTGCCATAGAAGAAAAATATGATTTATTAGGGATTGCAGTATTAGGATTTGTCACGGCATTTGGTGGTGGTGCGTTAAGAAATTTGATTTTAGGATTATCAATGGATATTTTTTGGAGTCAGACAACACTGTTTTATGTGTCATTTGCAACGATTGGCATTGTTTATTTATTTCCAAAAAGGTTATCTTCAATGAAAATGCTAGAACTTATTTCTGATGCGATTGGATTAGCGGCATTTAGTATTCAAGGGGCTTTATATGGCTTGGGAATTAATGGTCATATTGGACCTGTTATAATGGCGGCACTTCTGACTGGTACAGGAGGAGGATTAATACGTGATCTTCTTGCGGGAAAAAAACCAAGTGTGTTATGTGCTGAAATATATGGTAGTTGGTCGATTTTAATAGCAATCGCTCTTTATGTGTATCGTCCAACACATTCATTAGTGTATCTTTTTATCATTGTGTTAACAGTGTTACTAAGAGTTGTTGGGTTAACATATGATTGGAACTTACCGAAGTCTAAATTTAATAAACATGATGATGACAATAGCCACCCAACTCTAAAAATTGACTTATAA
- a CDS encoding phosphate acyltransferase, producing the protein MITVSIAGGSQPEILTLVNEAKNRFKESLNFVVFDQTEDIGNSDTWEYIHCKDEAEIVQKAVQYVADGHAQILLKGIIQTHTLLKELLKKEYGLKTQSVLSHVAMVTVPSKDKTFLLTDCAMNITPDTQTMIEIVENVKSVGHKIGLDHPKIALLSAAENYNPKMPSSVLATEVTEAFKDEQNATIFGPISFDLAMSKEAVEHKRFVGPIMGDADVLVVPQIDTGNSLYKSLTLFADATVGGTIVGTKVPVVLTSRSDTTASKLDSLEFAMKQI; encoded by the coding sequence ATGATAACAGTATCAATCGCCGGAGGTTCTCAACCAGAGATTTTAACGTTGGTAAACGAAGCGAAAAATCGTTTTAAAGAAAGTCTGAATTTTGTTGTATTTGACCAAACAGAAGATATAGGAAATTCAGATACGTGGGAATATATCCACTGTAAAGACGAGGCTGAAATAGTTCAAAAGGCAGTGCAATATGTAGCTGATGGACATGCTCAAATTCTCCTCAAAGGTATTATTCAAACACATACATTATTAAAAGAATTACTAAAAAAAGAGTATGGCTTAAAAACGCAATCTGTTTTATCACACGTTGCCATGGTAACAGTTCCTTCCAAAGATAAAACATTTCTGTTAACTGATTGTGCAATGAATATCACACCAGACACTCAAACAATGATTGAAATTGTTGAAAATGTGAAATCTGTTGGACACAAAATTGGATTAGATCATCCTAAAATCGCGTTACTAAGTGCGGCGGAAAATTACAATCCAAAAATGCCATCATCGGTATTAGCGACTGAAGTAACAGAAGCATTTAAAGATGAACAAAATGCCACAATATTTGGACCAATATCATTTGACTTAGCAATGTCTAAAGAAGCAGTTGAGCACAAACGATTCGTTGGACCAATTATGGGGGATGCGGATGTATTGGTTGTGCCACAAATAGATACAGGAAATAGTTTATATAAATCACTGACACTATTTGCTGACGCGACAGTCGGTGGAACAATCGTTGGGACAAAAGTTCCAGTGGTATTGACTTCAAGAAGTGATACAACGGCAAGTAAACTTGACTCTTTAGAGTTTGCCATGAAACAAATTTAG
- a CDS encoding ABC-F family ATP-binding cassette domain-containing protein, giving the protein MSILEIDDLKYELPDKMLYENGSLRLNKGEHLGLTGKNGAGKSTLLKMIQGEIMPDEGRIVWQNNITISYLEQQLTYSEGDTMFDYLKQAFSHLYKISDEIQEMYEEYATTYDDELLEIIGKKQEKLEASDFYSIETQIEQVANGLGLTAIGLDKEVAKLSGGQRSKVSLAKLLLEKADVFLLDEPTNYLDVSHIDWLSDYLNQLDSTYIVISHDRDFLNNVTTCICDIDYHTLTKYNGNLEAAMKQKQAKAEQHQRDYEKQQKEIDKLEAYVRKYKAGSRSNMAKSREKQLNKIDRLAAPPSGKPGKFEFPYEMSHSHLVLETNDLSVGYEFPLLEDINFRLHKGEKIAIKGFNGIGKSTLLKTLIGEIDKLSGTIEISNDVKINYFSQDLNWEHPNQSAIDWLQVVHPKLSNKEVRRVLSKSGINDDNMSKPLSQLSGGEQCKVKLCHLTLIKSNLLVLDEPTNHLDQQSKDALKETLNQFEGTVLLVSHEMDFLEDLVDQVYDVALGKMM; this is encoded by the coding sequence GTGAGTATTTTAGAGATTGATGACTTAAAGTATGAATTACCAGATAAGATGCTTTATGAAAATGGATCACTTCGTTTAAATAAGGGTGAACATCTTGGTTTAACAGGAAAAAATGGGGCAGGAAAATCAACTTTATTAAAAATGATTCAAGGTGAGATTATGCCTGATGAAGGTCGGATTGTTTGGCAAAATAATATAACGATTTCCTATTTGGAGCAACAATTAACCTATAGTGAAGGTGACACAATGTTTGATTATTTAAAACAAGCATTTAGTCATTTATATAAAATTAGTGATGAAATCCAAGAGATGTATGAAGAGTATGCCACAACTTATGATGATGAGTTACTTGAAATAATTGGGAAAAAACAAGAAAAACTTGAAGCCAGTGATTTTTATTCAATAGAAACACAAATCGAACAAGTTGCAAATGGACTAGGATTGACTGCAATTGGTTTAGATAAAGAAGTGGCTAAGTTAAGTGGTGGACAACGTTCCAAAGTTAGTTTGGCAAAATTATTACTAGAAAAAGCAGATGTGTTTTTACTAGATGAGCCGACAAACTACCTAGATGTTTCACATATTGACTGGCTATCAGATTATTTAAATCAATTAGATAGTACTTATATCGTGATTTCTCATGATAGAGACTTTTTAAACAACGTAACGACATGTATTTGTGACATTGATTATCATACGTTGACGAAATACAATGGTAATCTAGAAGCTGCGATGAAACAAAAACAAGCAAAAGCAGAACAACATCAAAGAGATTATGAAAAACAACAAAAAGAAATTGATAAATTGGAAGCTTACGTTAGAAAGTATAAAGCCGGAAGTCGTTCGAATATGGCAAAAAGTCGTGAGAAACAGTTAAATAAAATTGATAGACTGGCTGCGCCACCAAGTGGTAAACCAGGTAAATTTGAATTTCCATATGAAATGAGCCATAGTCATTTGGTTCTTGAAACAAATGATTTATCAGTAGGTTATGAGTTTCCTTTATTAGAAGACATTAATTTCAGACTTCATAAGGGTGAGAAAATTGCGATTAAAGGATTTAATGGGATTGGAAAATCAACTTTATTAAAAACGTTAATCGGTGAGATAGATAAACTGTCAGGAACGATTGAAATTAGTAATGATGTGAAGATTAATTACTTTTCACAAGATTTAAATTGGGAACACCCAAACCAGTCAGCAATTGATTGGTTACAAGTTGTTCATCCAAAATTATCTAATAAAGAAGTGCGTCGTGTTCTCTCAAAAAGTGGGATTAATGATGATAATATGAGTAAACCTTTATCCCAACTTAGTGGGGGAGAGCAGTGTAAAGTGAAATTGTGTCACTTGACTTTAATCAAGAGTAACTTATTAGTACTTGATGAACCAACCAACCATTTAGATCAACAAAGTAAAGATGCATTAAAAGAAACACTGAATCAATTTGAAGGAACGGTGTTACTTGTTTCTCATGAGATGGACTTTTTGGAAGACTTAGTAGATCAAGTTTATGATGTTGCATTAGGAAAAATGATGTAA
- a CDS encoding SemiSWEET family transporter, whose translation MGDNKSAKTNQSETKFIKYISWIATITAILMYVSYIPQISNNLAGDKGSPVQPLVAAINCLLWVVYGFFKSPRDWPLVLANFPGIVFGLLTFFTAL comes from the coding sequence ATGGGAGACAATAAATCTGCCAAAACAAATCAGTCTGAAACAAAATTTATTAAGTATATCAGTTGGATTGCAACGATTACAGCAATTCTAATGTATGTATCGTACATCCCGCAAATAAGTAATAATTTAGCTGGAGATAAAGGTAGTCCTGTTCAACCCTTAGTTGCTGCAATTAATTGTTTACTTTGGGTTGTGTATGGTTTTTTTAAATCACCAAGGGACTGGCCACTTGTTTTAGCTAATTTTCCTGGTATCGTCTTTGGACTTCTTACTTTTTTTACTGCTTTGTAG
- a CDS encoding 6-phospho-beta-glucosidase has protein sequence MDKNFLWGGALAAHQFEGGWNQDGKGPSVIDVMTAGAHGVPREITDTIEVDKFYPNHEAIDFYNRYKEDVALFAEMGLKCLRTSIAWSRIFPNGDEDTPNEAGLQFYDDLFDELLKNGIEPVITLSHFEMPLHLAKEYGGFRNRKVIDFFEKFAITCFERYKNKVKYWMTFNEINNQMDTNNPIFLWTNSGVSVAEGENAKEVMYQVAHNELVASAKAVIAGKKINSNFEIGCMVSHVPIYPYSCNPADIMAAEEAMHQRFFFADVHVRGYYPNYAMKEFEREGYNLDIRPEDLEILAKGTVDYVGLSYYMSTVVKADVNNDNLGNVVNGGLPNSVENPYIEISDWGWAIDPEGLRYGLNRLYDRYQIPLFIVENGFGAIDELTENNEVHDQNRIDYLMKHIEAIKTAIDYDGVEIMGYTPWGIIDLVSFTTGEMKKRYGMIYVDRDNEGNGSMNRYKKDSFDWYKKVIETNGKEL, from the coding sequence ATGGATAAAAACTTTTTATGGGGTGGCGCATTAGCTGCTCATCAATTCGAAGGCGGATGGAATCAAGATGGAAAAGGACCAAGTGTTATTGATGTTATGACAGCAGGCGCACATGGTGTACCAAGAGAAATTACAGACACAATTGAGGTAGATAAATTCTATCCAAACCATGAAGCAATTGATTTTTACAATCGGTATAAAGAAGACGTAGCATTGTTTGCTGAAATGGGATTAAAGTGTTTAAGAACATCTATTGCGTGGTCACGTATCTTTCCAAATGGAGATGAAGACACACCAAATGAAGCTGGGTTACAATTTTATGATGATTTATTTGACGAGTTATTAAAAAATGGTATCGAACCAGTTATTACATTGTCTCATTTTGAAATGCCGTTGCATTTAGCTAAAGAGTATGGTGGATTTAGAAATCGTAAAGTGATTGACTTTTTTGAAAAATTTGCGATTACATGTTTTGAGCGTTATAAGAATAAAGTAAAATACTGGATGACTTTTAATGAAATCAATAACCAAATGGATACAAATAATCCTATCTTTTTATGGACAAACTCTGGTGTAAGTGTGGCAGAGGGTGAAAATGCGAAAGAAGTCATGTATCAGGTTGCTCATAATGAATTAGTTGCTAGTGCTAAAGCAGTTATTGCTGGTAAAAAAATAAATTCTAATTTTGAAATAGGTTGCATGGTCTCTCATGTTCCAATTTATCCCTATTCATGTAATCCAGCTGATATTATGGCTGCTGAAGAGGCGATGCATCAACGATTCTTTTTTGCTGATGTTCATGTACGTGGTTACTACCCAAATTATGCCATGAAAGAATTTGAACGTGAAGGATACAATTTGGATATTCGACCAGAAGATTTAGAAATATTAGCTAAGGGAACAGTTGATTATGTTGGATTAAGTTATTATATGTCAACAGTTGTTAAAGCTGATGTGAATAACGATAACCTAGGTAATGTGGTGAATGGTGGATTACCAAATAGTGTAGAAAATCCATATATCGAAATAAGTGATTGGGGATGGGCAATTGATCCTGAAGGCTTACGTTATGGTTTGAATCGCTTGTATGATCGCTACCAAATCCCATTATTTATCGTAGAGAATGGATTTGGCGCAATTGATGAACTAACTGAAAATAATGAAGTGCACGATCAAAATAGAATTGACTATTTAATGAAACATATTGAAGCCATTAAGACTGCGATTGACTATGATGGCGTTGAAATCATGGGCTACACACCATGGGGGATTATTGATTTAGTGTCCTTTACAACTGGTGAAATGAAAAAACGCTATGGAATGATTTATGTTGACCGCGATAATGAAGGAAATGGTTCGATGAATCGTTATAAAAAAGATTCGTTTGATTGGTATAAAAAAGTGATTGAAACAAATGGAAAAGAGCTTTAA
- a CDS encoding cyclase family protein: protein MTIIDTINQLKQREWVDLTHTLSKSIPYFSAFSPMKEKTLFTIKEDGFYAKEYTLATQYGTHIDPPGHFSEGSGLLDVLTLKDGILPLYVIHKEKEVEKNSDYELTVKDIQHFENENGKIEAGSFVAFSSGWSKKWEDHEAYYNKDDKGQAHTPGWSIEALKFLHEKRNVRAIGHETLDTDSGKAFFENQALLGELYWLSTGNFQVEALSNLSNVPSSGSAIVIGIPKIEESPGFSVRAFAII, encoded by the coding sequence ATGACAATTATTGATACGATCAATCAACTAAAACAAAGAGAATGGGTTGACTTGACACACACATTATCAAAAAGTATTCCATACTTTTCTGCATTTTCACCAATGAAAGAAAAAACATTATTTACAATAAAGGAAGATGGCTTTTATGCGAAAGAATATACTTTGGCAACGCAATATGGTACTCATATTGATCCACCAGGTCATTTTTCTGAAGGCAGTGGTTTGTTAGATGTTTTAACATTAAAAGATGGGATTTTGCCATTATATGTGATTCACAAAGAAAAAGAAGTTGAGAAAAACTCAGATTATGAATTGACGGTAAAAGATATTCAACATTTTGAGAATGAAAACGGAAAAATCGAAGCAGGAAGTTTTGTTGCATTTTCAAGTGGTTGGTCAAAAAAATGGGAGGATCATGAAGCATATTACAATAAGGATGATAAAGGGCAAGCACACACTCCTGGTTGGTCAATAGAGGCGTTAAAATTTTTGCATGAAAAACGCAATGTTCGAGCTATTGGACATGAGACACTTGATACTGATAGCGGAAAAGCATTTTTTGAAAATCAAGCGTTGTTAGGAGAATTATACTGGTTATCTACCGGAAATTTTCAAGTGGAAGCTTTAAGTAATTTGTCTAATGTACCAAGTAGTGGTAGTGCTATTGTAATAGGTATTCCTAAAATAGAAGAGTCTCCAGGATTTAGCGTCCGAGCTTTTGCTATTATTTAA
- a CDS encoding UTRA domain-containing protein — protein sequence MEVREHLSLDDKESVYYVKRMRYINSQVLCIEESYYNKTIIPYLNVEIAEHSIFDYCKTALKLNISFSDKYIHVIKLNKDESDLLELKEGDPGLLIDELFYLSSGEAFDFSKKIYHYVNSQFFLQSTKIYS from the coding sequence TTGGAAGTTAGAGAGCATTTAAGTTTAGATGATAAAGAGAGTGTTTATTATGTTAAGAGAATGCGATATATCAATTCCCAAGTGCTCTGTATAGAAGAATCCTATTACAATAAAACGATCATCCCTTACTTAAATGTTGAAATAGCAGAGCATTCTATTTTTGATTACTGTAAAACAGCTTTGAAATTAAATATTAGTTTTTCAGATAAATATATCCATGTCATAAAATTAAATAAAGATGAAAGTGATCTATTAGAATTAAAAGAAGGTGATCCAGGATTATTAATTGACGAGTTATTTTACTTATCCTCAGGAGAAGCTTTTGATTTTTCTAAAAAAATCTATCATTATGTTAATTCTCAATTCTTTTTACAAAGTACAAAAATATATTCTTAA
- the buk gene encoding butyrate kinase, translating to MEHILVINPGSTSTKIAIFSNHEQIAEETIRHTVEEISQFENVISQTDFRAELIKEFITKQQVEDSLVAVVGRGGLLKPIPGGTYKVNEALLSDLIAEKYNTHASNLGAILANEFAKEYDIPAFIVDPVVVDEMEPIAKVSGLKGINRRSVTHALNQKAVARVTAEELGKEYETSSMIVAHLGGGISVGAHKNGKMIDAVNGLDGEGPFSPERSGELPLVDFAHLIIEENLSLDDVKKIIAGNSGLKSYLGETDLREVEKRIKAGDTEAAFYEEAMSYQVAKSIAEMSVVLKGEVDSIILTGGAVYSDSIRKQITSRVEWIAPVKAFPGEMEMQALYEGAWRVLKGKEEAKDYALV from the coding sequence ATGGAACATATATTAGTTATTAATCCTGGCTCGACATCGACTAAGATAGCTATTTTTTCAAATCATGAACAAATTGCAGAAGAAACGATTCGCCATACAGTAGAAGAAATTTCGCAGTTTGAAAATGTGATTAGTCAAACGGATTTTAGAGCAGAATTAATAAAAGAATTTATCACAAAACAACAAGTAGAAGACAGTTTAGTTGCTGTAGTTGGTCGTGGTGGGTTATTAAAACCAATACCAGGTGGCACATATAAAGTAAACGAGGCTCTACTAAGTGACTTGATAGCTGAAAAATATAACACACATGCGTCTAACTTAGGGGCTATCTTAGCCAATGAGTTTGCAAAAGAATACGACATTCCAGCATTTATCGTAGACCCAGTAGTAGTCGACGAAATGGAACCGATTGCAAAAGTATCTGGACTAAAAGGAATTAATCGTAGAAGTGTGACACATGCACTTAATCAAAAAGCTGTTGCACGTGTGACAGCAGAAGAATTAGGTAAAGAATATGAAACCTCATCTATGATTGTCGCTCATTTAGGCGGTGGGATTAGTGTTGGTGCTCATAAAAATGGGAAGATGATTGATGCTGTAAATGGTTTAGATGGTGAAGGTCCTTTTTCACCAGAAAGAAGTGGCGAATTACCACTGGTTGATTTCGCTCATCTGATTATTGAAGAAAATCTATCGTTAGATGATGTGAAAAAAATCATAGCAGGTAATAGTGGGCTGAAATCATATCTTGGGGAAACTGATTTAAGAGAAGTCGAAAAACGTATTAAAGCTGGCGATACTGAAGCAGCATTTTACGAAGAAGCCATGTCTTATCAGGTAGCTAAAAGTATTGCGGAAATGTCTGTTGTACTAAAAGGTGAAGTAGATAGCATCATCTTAACAGGCGGTGCCGTTTATTCGGACTCAATTCGCAAACAAATTACTTCGCGAGTTGAATGGATTGCACCAGTTAAAGCTTTCCCAGGTGAGATGGAAATGCAAGCTCTATATGAAGGAGCATGGCGTGTACTAAAAGGAAAAGAAGAAGCAAAAGATTACGCTTTAGTGTAA
- a CDS encoding GntR family transcriptional regulator, giving the protein MMLKYEKIALLIEESIVENNLNHGSRLPNFKELIETYHVSKSTIVKALDLLEKRGIIYQIQGSGVFVRRKKEKAILISVKIKGLQLI; this is encoded by the coding sequence ATGATGTTAAAATACGAAAAAATTGCATTATTAATTGAGGAATCAATTGTTGAAAACAACTTAAACCATGGTAGTAGGTTACCAAACTTTAAAGAATTGATAGAGACTTATCATGTCAGTAAAAGTACTATTGTTAAAGCATTGGATTTATTAGAAAAACGAGGAATTATCTACCAAATACAAGGTAGTGGTGTATTTGTTAGGAGAAAAAAAGAAAAGGCTATATTAATTTCAGTGAAAATCAAGGGTTTACAGCTGATTTAG
- a CDS encoding beta-glucoside-specific PTS transporter subunit IIABC: MSKVRDYSKLAQDIVEILGKDNILNATRCATRLRLVLKDIPTDAKEKISTLPGVISVVINNGQFQIVIGPHVGEVYDAFTELVNVDTTEEEPKGSILNRIIATMSAVFAPFVYILAAAGILQGALILINLAYPAFATTDTYRVFSFISWAPFTFLPIFIAITASKHFKVNTYIAVAISMALVSPDWTTMAGEIASGKHLTFLNIPLSETVYTSSVLPPLIMVWLLSYLEKFVEKRLPGVVKPLLTPLICMVIMVPVTILVFGPASAFLANGIANGYNSLVQVAPPLAGALIGGFWQVVVIFGVHWGITPVVMANFDMYGRDSFQAFQTIAVVAQVGAVLGVFLKTRNKELKGVSLSAFITGLFGITEPAIYGVTLRFKKPFIFGCISGAIGAIVASFFNPYYFAYAGLPSLLTVVNGINSEFPTSFIGIVIGCLIALVGSAALVMIFGFGETNETDKELSEDIEGKVKKETLVNYDMPTPIIGEVMALTDVPDEVFASGAMGSGVAVKPTDNKVYAPFDGVVTMVIDSKHAIGLTSDTGIELLIHVGLDTVKLEGKPFKCHIVQGQSVKKGDLLLEFNAEEIEEAGYSLITPVIITNSFEFKSIQTEENNIVNVNDSLLKFN, from the coding sequence ATGAGTAAAGTGAGAGACTATTCAAAGTTGGCACAAGATATTGTTGAAATACTCGGTAAAGATAATATTTTAAATGCTACACGTTGTGCAACAAGATTAAGATTGGTGTTAAAAGATATTCCAACTGATGCAAAAGAAAAAATTTCAACATTACCTGGTGTTATATCGGTCGTCATAAATAATGGACAATTTCAAATAGTGATTGGTCCACACGTAGGGGAAGTGTATGATGCGTTTACTGAATTAGTAAATGTTGATACAACTGAGGAAGAACCAAAAGGAAGTATTCTAAATCGTATAATTGCTACGATGTCTGCTGTATTTGCACCATTTGTTTATATTTTAGCCGCAGCGGGTATTCTACAAGGTGCACTTATCTTGATTAATTTAGCTTATCCTGCCTTTGCGACAACTGATACTTATCGTGTTTTTAGTTTCATTTCTTGGGCACCGTTTACATTCTTGCCTATTTTTATCGCAATTACGGCATCCAAGCATTTTAAAGTAAATACATATATCGCTGTGGCAATATCAATGGCACTTGTGTCACCTGATTGGACAACAATGGCTGGAGAAATTGCATCCGGAAAACATTTAACATTTTTAAATATTCCGCTGAGCGAGACCGTTTACACTTCATCTGTACTACCACCGCTTATTATGGTTTGGCTATTGTCTTATTTAGAAAAATTTGTAGAGAAAAGATTGCCGGGAGTTGTTAAGCCATTACTTACTCCTCTGATTTGTATGGTTATCATGGTTCCTGTGACTATTTTAGTATTTGGCCCGGCATCAGCTTTCCTTGCAAACGGTATCGCAAATGGTTATAACAGTTTAGTACAAGTGGCACCTCCCCTAGCAGGCGCATTAATCGGTGGATTCTGGCAAGTAGTTGTTATTTTTGGGGTTCATTGGGGAATTACGCCAGTTGTTATGGCAAACTTTGATATGTATGGAAGAGATTCATTCCAAGCATTTCAAACCATTGCAGTCGTAGCACAAGTAGGAGCTGTTTTAGGAGTGTTCTTGAAAACTAGAAACAAAGAACTTAAAGGGGTGTCGTTATCAGCCTTTATTACTGGTTTGTTTGGTATAACAGAGCCAGCCATCTATGGTGTAACACTTCGATTTAAAAAACCATTTATTTTTGGCTGTATATCTGGAGCAATCGGTGCGATAGTTGCTAGTTTCTTCAATCCATACTATTTTGCTTACGCTGGGTTACCAAGTTTATTAACGGTTGTTAATGGAATTAATAGTGAGTTTCCAACTTCATTCATCGGAATCGTAATTGGATGTCTGATTGCACTTGTTGGTTCAGCTGCATTAGTCATGATTTTCGGATTTGGTGAAACAAATGAAACAGATAAAGAGTTAAGTGAAGACATTGAAGGAAAAGTAAAAAAAGAGACATTAGTTAATTATGATATGCCAACCCCAATTATTGGAGAAGTCATGGCTTTAACTGATGTACCAGACGAAGTATTTGCTAGTGGTGCGATGGGGTCTGGAGTTGCCGTTAAGCCAACTGATAATAAAGTTTATGCCCCATTTGATGGTGTTGTAACGATGGTGATTGATTCAAAACATGCCATTGGTTTAACGAGCGATACTGGAATCGAATTACTGATTCATGTTGGATTAGATACTGTTAAATTGGAAGGAAAACCATTTAAATGTCATATTGTTCAAGGTCAATCTGTTAAAAAAGGTGACCTGCTATTAGAATTTAATGCAGAAGAAATCGAAGAAGCGGGTTATTCATTAATTACGCCAGTTATTATTACGAATTCTTTTGAATTTAAATCTATTCAAACAGAGGAAAATAATATAGTTAATGTAAACGATAGTCTTTTAAAATTTAATTAG